The Pyrenophora tritici-repentis strain M4 chromosome 10, whole genome shotgun sequence genome contains a region encoding:
- a CDS encoding APC-basic multi-domain protein, with amino-acid sequence MSSTPVRRGVGGFPSTPANTNRSPGFQSPNSTNTTPRPNVRASLPDLPKAPAQSGSGPLIPSDILDPAQQRFYVFALYVALWAYRTYDFYTLAVEEDESLWLCLKWCFFDVLFMFGIPLLEIPWLEWGNGAAFLLFVMHAAMDVMLMFRIGIPVQTWLMTLVGFLWDSELAISERSVKPGAILHNASLILGKQIVNILPEGSAILNPDRQSFCLNSTVTQLEIPIRINQTEPHEMELLRIDIATNINETIVVKKGELKTMMKKARKAAKSTDPDEPLTLAYTVKKPGVYLLKRVTDQSKLLVRPRSTNAVVATCPQARVKPTGNDRCRSDLSNVALEVEGTPPLNVKYRLTVNGKPRGGSQFQNLQPEDSVSPLSKHTSQALVKSGREDISWARSHKVMVPLNETLTTSGSWEYEIEEVQDGLGNFVSYVDVDDDERPRPKIAGIRQLFEVHERPTSYLKGCSPQNPLRVPKGNSARLPVHYASTGKHPIDSAHTIGYLFTPQENIVADGYHAPDAVLQKQVLRKGEQPVISEPGLYTIKSVSTDFCEGEVFEPTSCLLQNPPMPDLTLDSEDIIDKCAGNPIGLRVGLDFVGSPPFVVTYYEKKDNNREVRKPPLQIASLRSTIDLTPQNAGHYEYTFKTISDSVYKERPLHNIKLQQDVKPSAQAHFVESRRPKQACIDEVAEFDVGFVGEAPWKLEYEVVHNGKRTKRTIETENPHYTIRTDKLSSGGEYVVALTSVTDKSKCKEVLKEEARVNVRHERPKAYFGHIEGKQSILALESRQVGLPLRFTGNGPWKLQYENLKTKEVMKETFSSPNSFLQVKDAGTYQLLSVRDSVCPGLVDEKADQFDVSWVARPSLRIPESSAILEGDKYIKDAVCEGDEDTFDVALTGNAPFDISYRQEYKDKKGKTASVSEKDLHTVGGLASIRSETSKAGTYEYTFLKLADARYDHSKQHFSPITVQQEVHSRPGARFDKPGKTYSYCSRESEGEEVIPITLEGVAPFYLEVEIKHQGTPKPEISVHKNIPTNKYDLKIEHRKMHLGHSSISIRKVRDSRGCTLKPPPGGPRVQISVHDAPTATALEERQDFCVGERLSFALSGQSPFQVFYTFEKQERKAANPGTTFRRLAELPGTFTITGLSDSASDCRATLALTKTIHPIPSVRLSGGQVSEVDIHEGGGTDLEFQFWGTPPFEFTYTRSTNANKARKSKVLEIRTEVSHDMSMSIPVQEEGTYEVVAIKDRWCSFAKPGEGHDGKGGQKVLTY; translated from the exons ATGAGCAGCACACCGGTCCGGAGAGGCGTAGGCGGCTTCCCATCAACACCGGCGAACACGAACCGATCTCCTGGCTTCCAGAGCCCAAATAGCACCAATACTACACCACGACCAAATGTACGGGCGTCGCTACCAGATCTGCCCAAGGCCCCGGCACAATCCGGCTCGGGCCCGCTGATTCCTTCGGATATCCTCGATCCCGCACAGCAACGCTTCTACGTCTTCGCCCTTTATGTCGCTCTCTGGGCATATCGCACATACGACTTCTACACCTTGGCAGTGGAAGAGGATGAGTCGCTTTGGCTGTGCCTAAAATGGTGCTTCTTCGACGTGCTGTTCATGTTTGGCATCCCGCTGCTCGAAATTCCCTGGCTGGAATGGGGCAATGGCGCCGCCTTTCTCTTGTTTGTCATGCATGCGGCCATGGATGTCATGCTCATGTTTCGAATTGGCATACCAGTACAGACCTGGCTCATGACCTTGGTCGGCTTCTTGTGGGACAGCGAATTGGCTATCAGCGAACGGAGCGTCAAGCCTGGCGCAATTCTGCACAATGCCTCGTTGATTCTGGGAAAGCAAATTGTCAACATCTTACCTGAGGGATCCGCCATCTTGAACCCCGACAGGCAGTCCTTCTGTCTAAACTCGACCGTTACCCAACTGGAGATTCCCATCAGAATCAACCAGACGGAGCCCCACGAGATGGAGCTACTGCGCATCGACATTGCGACCAACATCAACGAGACCATCGTGGTCAAAAAGGGTGAGCTGAAGACAATGATGAAGAAGGCTAGGAAGGCGGCAAAGTCCACGGACCCTGACGAGCCTTTGACTCTGGCCTACACCGTCAAGAAGCCAGGTGTCTATCTGCTGAAGAGGGTTACGGATCAGTCCAAGCTCCTAGTGCGACCGCGGTCGACAAACGCCGTCGTAGCCACATGCCCGCAGGCTCGAGTGAAGCCAACAGGCAACGATCGCTGTCGCAGCGATCTGTCCAACGTTGCTCTAGAAGTCGAAGGAACGCCGCCTCTCAATGTCAAGTACCGCCTGACGGTCAATGGAAAGCCCCGAGGCGGTTCCCAATTCCAGAACCTGCAACCAGAAGATTCCGTCTCACCTCTGTCAAAACACACATCACAAGCATTGGTCAAGAGCGGTCGCGAGGACATCTCATGGGCGCGCTCACACAAGGTCATGGTGCCCCTGAACGAAACCCTCACGACTAGTGGTTCGTGGGAGTATGAGATTGAAGAGGTCCAGGACGGTCTCGGCAACTTTGTCAGCTATGTCGATGTCGATGACGATGAGCGTCCAAGACCCAAGATTGCGGGCATTCGCCAGCTATTCGAGGTCCACGAGCGGCCCACGTCTTACCTCAAAGGCTGTAGCCCCCAAAACCCTCTCCGAGTGCCAAAAGGGAATTCCGCTCGCCTCCCGGTACATTATGCATCTACCGGCAAACACCCGATAGATTCTGCACACACTATCGGCTACCTTTTCACACCGCAAGAGAACATTGTCGCGGACGGATACCATGCCCCAGACGCAGTACTGCAAAAGCAGGTTCTGAGGAAGGGTGAGCAGCCCGTCATCTCCGAGCCCGGTCTTTACACCATCAAGTCTGTCTCAACGGACTTTTGCGAGGGTGAAGTCTTTGAACCTACTTCTTGCCTACTGCAGAACCCACCCATGCCGGACCTCACTCTAGACAGTGAGGACATCATTGACAAATGTGCTGGGAATCCAATCGGTCTCCGAGTGGGTCTTGACTTTGTGGGTAGTCCACCTTTCGTTGTCACCTACTACGAGAAGAAGGACAACAACCGCGAGGTCAGGAAGCCACCGCTCCAAATTGCCAGCCTCCGCAGTACTATCGATCTTACTCCCCAAAATGCTGGCCACTATGAATACACCTTCAAGACTATTAGCGACTCGGTATACAAGGAGAGGCCACTGCACAACATCAAACTCCAACAAGACGTCAAACCATCAGCACAAGCTCATTTCGTCGAGAGCCGCAGGCCTAAGCAAGCTTGCATCGATGAAGTTGCAGAGTTCGATGTTGGCTTTGTCGGTGAAGCACCATGGAAGCTGGAATACGAAGTCGTCCACAATGGCAAGCGTACCAAGCGAACCATTGAGACAGAAAATCCCCACTACACCATCCGAACAGACAAACTCAGCAGTGGAGGAGAGTACGTTGTGGCTTTGACCAGTGTTACCGACAAGTCCAAATGCAAGGAGGTTCTGAAAGAAGAAGCGAGAGTCAACGTACGGCACGAGCGACCCAAGGCCTACTTTGGGCACATTGAAGGGAAGCAGTCTATCCTGGCTCTGGAAAGTCGCCAGGTTGGACTTCCCCTTCGCTTTACCGGAAACGGTCCTTGGAAGCTGCAGTACGAGAATCTCAAGACCAAGGAAGTCATGAAGGAAACCTTCTCGAGCCCCAACTCATTTCTTCAAGTCAAGGATGCCGGAACTTATCAATTGCTGTCCGTCAGGGATTCCGTGTGTCCTGGTTTGGTCGACGAGAAGGCTGACCAATTCGATGTTTCCTGGGTGGCTCGCCCTTCGCTCCGCATTCCGGAATCGAGCGCAATACTAGAGGGTGACAAGTATATCAAGGACGCCGTTTGTGAAGGTGACGAGGATACATTTGATGTTGCTCTTACCG GAAACGCACCCTTTGACATATCCTACCGACAGGAGTACAAGGACAAAAAGGGAAAAACAGCCTCTGTCAGCGAAAAGGACTTGCACACTGTTGGCGGCCTCGCCTCGATTCGATCAGAGACATCAAAGGCTGGTACCTACGAGTACACGTTCCTCAAGCTCGCAGACGCCCGGTACGATCACTCGAAGCAGCACTTCTCGCCAATCACGGTTCAACAAGAGGTCCATTCGCGTCCTGGCGCTCGCTTCGATAAGCCTGGAAAGACATACAGCTACTGTTCTAGGGAGTCAGAGGGCGAAGAAGTCATTCCCATTACTCTCGAAGGCGTTGCGCCGTTCTACCTGGAGGTCGAGATCAAGCACCAGGGTACGCCTAAGCCAGAGATTAGCGTACACAAGAACATTCCCACGAACAAGTACGACCTCAAGATTGAGCATCGCAAGATGCACCTGGGCCACTCCTCGATCTCCATCCGCAAGGTACGCGACTCGCGTGGTTGCACACTCAAGCCCCCACCAGGCGGTCCCCGTGTCCAGATTAGTGTTCACGACGCCCCAACCGCTACAGCCCTCGAAGAACGACAAGACTTCTGCGTCGGCGAGCGCCTCTCCTTCGCCCTCAGCGGCCAAAGCCCCTTCCAAGTCTTCTACACGTTCGAAAAGCAAGAGCGCAAAGCCGCCAACCCCGGCACCACCTTCCGCCGCCTCGCCGAGCTACCCGGCACCTTCACCATCACGGGTCTCAGCGACTCGGCCTCGGACTGCCGCGCTACTCTCGCCCTGACAAAAACCATCCACCCCATCCCGTCCGTCCGTCTCTCCGGCGGCCAGGTCAGCGAAGTCGACATCCACGAGGGCGGCGGCACAGACCTCGAGTTCCAGTTCTGGGGGACCCCGCCCTTTGAGTTTACTTACACCCGCAGCACGAATGCGAATAAAGCACGGAAGAGCAAGGTGTTGGAAATCAGGACTGAGGTTAGTCATGACATGAGCATGAGTATTCCCGTGCAGGAAGAGGGCACGTATGAGGTTGTTGCTATTAAGGATCGGTGGTGTAGTTTTGCTAAACCGGGCGAGGGGCATGATGGGAAGGGGGGGCAGAAGGTTTTGACGTATTGA
- a CDS encoding Glyco-hydro-47 domain containing protein has protein sequence MALLRRYGLYTILTAGFICFLYSLSFPYDPVPLTYRPRPKKIKNQKYKSFDWASVPWQNPVDSVIPLPTSKPTALPQIQFKFGKEDAADKKIREARLDDVKQQFLKCWNHYKEYAWMDDEVRPISGDVSNHFGGWAATLIDALDTLYIMGFEEEFAMAVEDIEDIDFGYTDLDKVNVFETNIRHLGGLLASYELSGDKRLLNKAKEAGEMLLHAFDTPNHMPITRWQFRAAGEGKPQKADEQVLLAEIGSLTMEFTRLSELTGEPKWFDAVNRVIKVLDEQQSKTQLPGMWPTIVNASNADFTSDGGFTLGSMSDSTYEYFGKQYALLGGRDPIYRKMYEKSMETASKHALYRPSTPDNTDMLMAGFVRVEKQKIYLDPEMQHLSCYTGGMFALGGKIFQNDEHVEIGRKLANTCVWAYRVSPVGIMPEVSHLLNCKDKKTCKWDEKAWLDGIRLRTADSNEEKDPVKNIANLRLPTGFTSIEDRRYLLRPEAIESVFVMWRITGERQWQNAAWNMWTAIMKVTDTDIGNSALRDVSANPPPREDSMESFWMAETLKYFYLIFSEPSVISLDDWVFNTEAHPFKIPKPF, from the exons ATGGCTCTCCTGCGGCGATACGGACTCTACACGATTCTCACGGCCGGCTTCATCTGCTTTCTCTACTCGCTCAGTTTCCCGTATGACCCAGTGCCATTGACGTACCGTCCGCGACCGAAAAAAATCAAGAATCAAAAATACAAGTCATTCGACTGGGCTAGTGTACCGTGGCAAAACCCCGTCGATTCCGTCATTCCGCTACCGACTAGCAAACCTACCGCGCTACCCCAGATACAATTCAAGTTTGGCAAGGAGGACGCGGCGGATAAGAAGATACGTGAGGCTAGGCTGGATGATGTCAAGCAGCAATTCCTCAAGTGTTGGAACCACTACAAAGAGTATGCCTGGATGGACGACGAGGTACGGCCTATAAGCGGGGATGTCTCGAATCATTTCGGAGGCTGGGCCGCTACGCTCATCGATGCGCTCGACACGCTATACATAATGGGCTTTGAGGAAGAGTTCGCAATGGCTGTGGAAGATATTGAGGATATTGATTTCGGATACACAGATTTGGACAAGGTGAATGTCTTCGAGACGAACATCCGACACTTGGGTGGACTCCTCGCCTCCTACGAGCTGAGTGGAGACAAGAGGTTGTTGAACAAAGCAAAGGAGGCTGGTGAGATGTTGCTGCACGCCTTTGACACGCCCAACCATATGCCGATTACCCGCTGGCAATTCCGTGCTGCGGGCGAAGGCAAGCCACAAAAGGCCGACGAACAGGTCCTTCTCGCTGAAATTGGAAGTCTGACCATGGAGTTCACCCGTCTCTCGGAGCTGACCGGGGAACCGAAATGGTTCGACGCCGTCAACAGGGTAATAAAGGTCCTCGACGAACAACAGAGCAAAACCCAGCTACCAGGCATGTGGCCCACCATCGTCAATGCTAGCAACGCCGATTTCACCAGCGACGGTGGTTTCACACTAGGAAGCATGTCCGACTCAACATACGAGTACTTCGGAAAACAATACGCTCTGCTCGGCGGCCGCGACCCCATCTACCGCAAAATGTACGAAAAATCAATGGAAACAGCGTCCAAACACGCCCTGTACAGACCATCCACGCCCGACAACACCGACATGCTCATGGCAGGCTTCGTCCGCGTCGAAAAGCAAAAAATCTACCTCGACCCAGAAATGCAGCACCTGTCCTGCTACACAGGCGGCATGTTCGCCCTCGGCGGCAAAATCTTCCAAAACGACGAGCACGTCGAAATCGGCCGCAAACTAGCAAACACATGCGTGTGGGCATACAGAGTCTCGCCCGTGGGCATCATGCCCGAAGTATCGCACCTGCTCAATTGCAAGGACAAGAAGACGTGCAAATGGGACGAGAAGGCGTGGCTGGACGGTATCCGTCTGCGCACAGCAGATTCCAACGAGGAAAAAGATCCGGTGAAGAATATCGCTAATCTACGTCTCCCCACTGGTTTCACCTCGATTGAAGATCGACGCTACCTTCTCCGACCAGAGGCCATCGAGAGCGTCTTCGTCATGTGGCGTATTACGGGCGAGCGGCAGTGGCAGAATGCGGCGTGGAATATGTGGACGGCGATTATGAAGGTTACGGATACGGATATTGGGAATTCGGCACTTAGGGATGTTTCGGCTAATCCGCCGCCAAGGGAGGATAGCATGGAG AGTTTCTGGATGGCGGAAACGCTAAAGTACTTTTACCTCATTTTTAGCGAGCCCAGTGTTATTAGCTTGGATGACTGGGTTTTTAATACTGAAGCGCATCCGTTTAAGATACCTAAACC ATTCTAA